The window AGAGCTCTACAAAATAGGAGCGTTTCCTGATAATTACTATACTCTTACTAGCAAACAGCGAAATGATTTATTTTTATCCAAAAAGGCAGCTATGATTGTTCAAGGGTCTTGGTTTATTTCAAAATGTGATCCAAAAACAGTTGATATATATTTTTTCCCTCAGGTAATATCAGGTGGCAAAAGACAGCTAATTTATGGGCTTGGTGGAGGAACATTTTATATGAGCGCATCTTGCTGGAAAGACGCCAAAAAGAGGGATGCAGCAATAAGACTTTTAAAGTATCTCACCTCAGAAAAAACAGCAAGAATCTTTGTCGAAAGGACGGGACTTATCCCAAATGTGAAAATAACAAATCCACCAAAAATTACAAATCCACTCAGAGCAAAAGCCGAAGGGCTTATTAAAAATGCAGATGTGCTTGTTTCACCGCCTGACCATTTTATTGATAGGACTATTTGGGACGAGGTTGTTACTAAAAACATTCCTTATGTTCTAAATGACAAAATTACGCCTGAGCAGTTTTGGGCAAAAGCTATTTTGGCATGGGAAGAGAATATGAAAAAATTGGGTGAATAAATATGGGAAAAAGTAAAGGAATTTTGGATAGATTTTTAAAATATTACAGAAGCATTTCAATAGACAAGAAATTTTTGGCAGTTGCATATATTCAAATCTTTATTCCAATAATACTGATAGGTGTTGTAAGCTTTAGAATTTCTTCCGACCTGATTTTCGAAAAGTATATTGGTTACACCTCTGATGTTATAAAAACTGCAAGATTGAGAATTGTTGATAAAATAAATGAATTAAATCTGATTACCCAAGATGTATTGTATCAAAGTGAGTTATATAATATACTTGAAAAAGCCCAAAGAAAAATTGACTATTACGACGATGTTGCCTCATTTACGAATAAACTTAGAAAGATAATCTTAGGACATCGCGATATACAATCTATTGGAATTTTTACAAAAGACAAGAAACTGTGTATAGTTGACAACACATCTCAGAAAAAGGGACTTGATGAGATTGTACCACTGGCCATTACATTTGAGAGACTCTACCACATAGCATCAAACGGCGATGGAAAACCTGTATGGTATGTTGCAAATATCGATGGTGAAAACGAAAATAACCCAGTTGTTCTTATTGTAAGGCTCATTAATAATCCTAGGACGTTAAAATTTCAAGGAATTTTAGCAATTATGGTAAATACCGAACTGTTTACAAAGACATTTTCAGAGCTTGTTGCAGAAAAAAGTCAAGCAATTTCGCTCATTGGTCAAAACACCTTCGTTTGTACAAAAGGACAGCTCAACAAACAAGAGGTTATGAAGCTTACCGATAGTATAAAAAACGAAAATGGCGTTGTTACATATACCTCGAAAGAGTCTATTGTAAATATCTTGCCAATAAAAGAAGTAAATTGGTATATTGTAACATCAATACCTGTAAAAGTTCTTTTTAGAGACATAGATAAACTTCGCATATGGTTAATTATCCTTTGCTTTTTATCTTTCATGATAACGTCTGCTACAGCTCTTTTACTCTCTATGGATTTTTTAAAACCAATCTCGGCTATTGTTGAGGCAACAAAAAAAGTAAGAAGTGGGGAGTATACCACAATAAATGACCTTGAGAGAAAAGATGAGCTTGGGCTTTTAATTGAGAACTTCAATAGCATGGTGCAGAAGATAAATCATCTTATAAATTCTATCTACAAAGAGCAAATAACGAGAAAAGAAGCTGAAATAAAAGCGCTGCAAAGTCAGCTCAATCCTCATTTTTTATTTAACATATTAGAATCAATTAACTGGCTTGCGCAGCTAAACGGGGTATCTCAAATTAGTGATGTTGTGATAGCCCTCTCAAGACTTTTAGAGGTGAATTTGAAAGAAGAAAAATTCTTGCCTCTTGAAGAGGAGCTAAAATACATAACTTCGTACATTTCTATTTTAAAGATAAACTTTGGAGAGGAAAATCTGAAACTTGAGATTGACGCAGACAAAAAGGCTTTAAAGTTTAGAATTCCAAAACTCTTGATTCAACCGCTTGTAGAAAACTCTGTTTTTCATGGGATAAGACCAAAAGGGAGAGGCAAGATTTTTATTGGATGTTATGTGTTTGATGAAAAGCTCAACATAATTGTGAAAGACGACGGGATAGGGATGAATCCAGAAAAATTAAATAAAATTCGTGATGGTCTTGCAGATGAGCTTGAGTTTGACCAAGAAGAAAAATCATACACAAGAATTGGACTTCTGAATGTTGTAAAGAGATTAAAATTGATATATGGTAGTAATGCTCACTTTTCAATCGAGAGTGTGCCTAATAAGGGCACCACAATAAAGATAGAAATTTTGGTTGAGGCAATAGAAAAAGTCTATGAAGATAACTTAGAATACTTGTAAAGAGGTGTGATTTAAAGATGTACAAGATTTTAATCGTTGATGATGATATGCTTATAAGAAAGGGAATTAGAAATGTAATTAGATGGAAAGATTTTGACTGTGAGATCTGTGCCGAAGCTTCAACTGGCGAAGAGGCCTTAGAGCTTATTAAAAAGTTTACGCCTGACATAGTCATTACAGACATCAGAATGCCTAACATGGATGGAATTGAGCTAATTGAGAGAATAAAGGCCATTTTGCCTCAGTGCAAGATTATTATTCTCACGGCTT is drawn from Caldicellulosiruptor naganoensis and contains these coding sequences:
- a CDS encoding sensor histidine kinase produces the protein MGKSKGILDRFLKYYRSISIDKKFLAVAYIQIFIPIILIGVVSFRISSDLIFEKYIGYTSDVIKTARLRIVDKINELNLITQDVLYQSELYNILEKAQRKIDYYDDVASFTNKLRKIILGHRDIQSIGIFTKDKKLCIVDNTSQKKGLDEIVPLAITFERLYHIASNGDGKPVWYVANIDGENENNPVVLIVRLINNPRTLKFQGILAIMVNTELFTKTFSELVAEKSQAISLIGQNTFVCTKGQLNKQEVMKLTDSIKNENGVVTYTSKESIVNILPIKEVNWYIVTSIPVKVLFRDIDKLRIWLIILCFLSFMITSATALLLSMDFLKPISAIVEATKKVRSGEYTTINDLERKDELGLLIENFNSMVQKINHLINSIYKEQITRKEAEIKALQSQLNPHFLFNILESINWLAQLNGVSQISDVVIALSRLLEVNLKEEKFLPLEEELKYITSYISILKINFGEENLKLEIDADKKALKFRIPKLLIQPLVENSVFHGIRPKGRGKIFIGCYVFDEKLNIIVKDDGIGMNPEKLNKIRDGLADELEFDQEEKSYTRIGLLNVVKRLKLIYGSNAHFSIESVPNKGTTIKIEILVEAIEKVYEDNLEYL